A single genomic interval of Rhodanobacteraceae bacterium harbors:
- a CDS encoding EamA family transporter: MTANARAQWQIHFCVLLWGFTAILGKLISLPALALVVWRMLLVALVLALVPRVWRGLTRLSPRMLLGFAGIGVVVALHWLTFYGAIKLANASVAVTCIALAPVFLALVEPLITDKRFDARELALGIAVVPGVALVVGGVAPDMRLGVAVGALSALLVAIFGSLNKRYIERADPLTVTAIELGAGALFLFLLGLLVPTLGDPLPWPSSADAGLLLLLALACTLLPFALSLVALRQLSAYSAQLAINLEPVYAILLAIPLLGEQHELSPQFYLGVAIVLLAVILHPWLQGRASRPLATPP, from the coding sequence ATGACCGCCAACGCCCGTGCCCAATGGCAGATCCATTTCTGCGTGCTGCTGTGGGGCTTCACCGCCATCCTCGGCAAGCTGATCTCGCTGCCAGCCCTGGCGCTGGTGGTGTGGCGCATGTTGCTGGTGGCGCTGGTGCTGGCGCTGGTGCCGCGGGTGTGGCGTGGGTTGACCCGATTGTCGCCGCGCATGCTGCTCGGCTTTGCCGGCATCGGCGTGGTCGTGGCTCTGCATTGGCTGACCTTCTACGGCGCCATCAAGCTGGCCAATGCCTCGGTCGCCGTGACTTGCATCGCCTTGGCACCGGTGTTCCTGGCGCTGGTGGAGCCGCTGATCACTGACAAGCGCTTCGACGCACGCGAGTTGGCCTTGGGCATCGCCGTGGTGCCCGGCGTGGCCCTGGTGGTCGGCGGCGTGGCGCCGGACATGCGCCTGGGGGTGGCGGTGGGCGCACTGTCGGCGCTGCTGGTGGCGATCTTTGGCTCGCTCAACAAGCGCTACATCGAGCGTGCAGATCCACTGACGGTGACCGCGATCGAACTCGGCGCCGGTGCGCTGTTCCTGTTTCTTCTGGGGCTGCTGGTGCCGACGCTGGGCGATCCCCTGCCCTGGCCCTCGTCAGCGGATGCCGGCCTGCTGCTGCTGCTGGCGCTGGCCTGCACGCTGCTGCCCTTTGCGCTGTCGCTGGTGGCCCTGCGTCAGCTCTCGGCCTACAGCGCCCAGTTGGCGATCAATCTCGAACCGGTGTACGCCATCCTGCTGGCCATTCCCCTGCTCGGCGAACAGCATGAGCTGTCGCCCCAGTTCTATCTCGGCGTGGCCATCGTGCTGCTGGCGGTCATCCTGCATCCGTGGCTGCAGGGACGCGCATCGCGGCCGCTGGCGACGCCGCCTTAG
- the hutG gene encoding N-formylglutamate deformylase, with translation MTDSDWWLPWRAGEDFRRLEGSIPLLISLPHDGSEIPAEIAADMTEPAQRSPDTDWRVAELYDFARDMGAYLIRPRWSRYVVDLNRPSDGAPLYPGRAETGLCPLQLFAGGDIYLPGRAPDNAQVRERVARYWRPYHGALHSTLEAIHARYGRALLWEGHSIRSECPMFFEGRLPDYNIGTANGQSCAPAVEQALAEVIAARSGSYVINGRFKGGYITRHYGQPARGISAVQMEMAQASYLDERQPEQFDPALAQSAQSLLRELLEQAVVALPSAG, from the coding sequence ATGACCGATTCGGATTGGTGGTTGCCCTGGAGGGCCGGCGAAGACTTTCGCCGGCTTGAGGGTTCGATCCCATTGCTGATCAGCCTGCCTCACGATGGCAGCGAGATTCCGGCGGAAATCGCGGCTGACATGACGGAGCCGGCGCAGCGGTCGCCCGACACCGATTGGCGGGTGGCCGAGCTGTACGATTTTGCCCGCGATATGGGTGCGTATCTGATCCGGCCGCGCTGGTCGCGCTATGTGGTGGACCTGAATCGCCCCTCGGACGGTGCGCCGCTATATCCCGGCCGCGCCGAGACCGGACTTTGTCCCTTGCAGTTATTCGCCGGCGGTGACATCTATCTGCCGGGCCGGGCGCCCGATAACGCCCAGGTTCGAGAGCGAGTAGCTCGCTACTGGCGCCCCTACCACGGCGCACTGCACTCCACGCTGGAAGCCATCCATGCGCGGTACGGGCGGGCGCTGCTGTGGGAGGGCCATTCCATTCGTAGCGAGTGCCCGATGTTCTTCGAGGGGCGTTTGCCCGACTACAACATCGGCACTGCCAATGGCCAGAGCTGCGCACCGGCCGTGGAGCAGGCCCTGGCCGAGGTCATCGCCGCGCGCAGCGGCTCCTACGTCATCAACGGCCGCTTCAAGGGTGGCTATATCACCCGGCATTACGGCCAGCCGGCAAGGGGCATCAGTGCGGTGCAGATGGAAATGGCGCAGGCCAGCTATCTGGACGAACGTCAGCCCGAGCAGTTCGATCCGGCCCTGGCGCAGTCGGCGCAGAGTCTGTTGCGGGAGTTGCTGGAGCAGGCGGTCGTCGCTTTGCCTTCGGCAGGGTAG
- a CDS encoding histidine phosphatase family protein, giving the protein MRLAVFFLVLVAAAQFCAAAEPAARTIVLVRHGHYAADPSADPELGPGLTDLGVAQARLLGARLKGLPHFDQVLASPMTRAQETARVLVADLNEVPIETVADLAECTPPTRRSDITATIDTAELEACAKQLDRVFDTRFKPAAGQPDRLLLVCHGNVTRYLITRALGVDTKAWLEMSVGHTSMTTIRIEPDGSTRLIAAGDVGHLPPSLQTGTIADSDRNLLVPAKAQ; this is encoded by the coding sequence ATGCGGCTAGCCGTATTCTTTCTGGTACTGGTCGCAGCGGCACAGTTTTGTGCGGCTGCTGAGCCTGCAGCTCGCACCATCGTACTGGTGCGTCACGGGCACTACGCAGCCGATCCTTCGGCCGACCCAGAGCTTGGGCCTGGGCTGACCGACCTGGGTGTGGCTCAGGCGCGTTTGCTGGGTGCGCGCCTCAAGGGTCTGCCGCATTTCGATCAGGTTCTGGCCAGTCCGATGACTCGCGCCCAGGAGACCGCCCGGGTACTGGTCGCAGACCTGAACGAGGTGCCGATCGAGACCGTGGCCGATCTCGCCGAATGCACCCCACCCACGCGCCGCAGCGATATCACTGCGACCATCGATACCGCTGAGCTGGAAGCCTGTGCGAAACAGCTGGATCGGGTCTTCGACACGCGCTTCAAGCCGGCTGCCGGCCAACCGGACCGATTGCTGCTGGTCTGCCACGGCAATGTCACCCGTTATCTGATCACCCGGGCGCTGGGGGTGGACACCAAGGCCTGGCTGGAAATGTCGGTGGGTCACACCAGCATGACCACCATCCGCATCGAGCCAGATGGCAGCACCCGGCTGATCGCCGCCGGCGATGTGGGACATCTGCCGCCCAGTCTGCAGACCGGCACCATTGCCGACAGTGATCGCAATCTGCTGGTGCCTGCCAAGGCGCAGTGA
- a CDS encoding GNAT family N-acetyltransferase — translation MLQLRPATPADVPAILDLIRELADFEQLLHEVSADAATLGKHLFGEPARAEVLMAEVAGETAGFALFFHNFSTFLGKPGLYLEDLYVRPPFRGRGYGRFIMRHLARLAVERGCGRLEWWVLDWNEAAIRFYRSLGAVAMQDWTVQRVSGEALFRLAQSRSE, via the coding sequence ATGCTGCAGCTGCGCCCGGCCACACCGGCCGATGTACCGGCAATCCTCGACCTGATCCGCGAACTGGCCGATTTCGAGCAGTTGCTGCACGAAGTCAGCGCCGATGCGGCAACGTTGGGCAAGCACCTGTTCGGCGAGCCGGCGCGGGCCGAGGTACTGATGGCCGAGGTGGCCGGAGAAACGGCTGGATTCGCGCTGTTCTTCCACAACTTTTCGACCTTTCTGGGCAAGCCCGGACTGTACCTGGAAGATCTGTACGTACGGCCCCCATTCCGGGGCCGCGGTTACGGTCGTTTTATCATGAGGCATCTGGCCCGGTTGGCCGTTGAGCGCGGTTGTGGTCGCCTCGAATGGTGGGTGCTGGACTGGAACGAAGCGGCCATCCGCTTCTACCGCAGCCTGGGGGCGGTGGCGATGCAGGATTGGACCGTTCAGCGTGTCAGCGGCGAAGCTCTGTTTAGATTGGCCCAAAGCAGGTCCGAGTAA
- a CDS encoding FAD-dependent oxidoreductase, producing MTQKSEVLVLGAGVIGLSCAYFLAKAGREVTILDQSAPGSGASHGNCGTITPSHAPPLAKPGMVRQALTWMVQSDAPFYVRPRIDPVLWRWLWQFARRCNWQDFEQALAGKARLLLQSRRLLGELIHNESMDCEFRERGHLTVFRSEAELAAFDWWPRALRSVGMDVEPLDGAALRLREPTLRPEVIGGFNTPLDAEFKPDRYVAELARVVRGLGVRITEGAEIRQLGRDGSRINTVSTSSGDFSAPQLVLALGAWSPLLTRQLQLRVPIQPGKGYSITSTVPTRAPRVPIVCRERSVAITPWENSYRVGSTMEFSGYDQALNRTRLDALIRGAAEYVVDPIGAERIEEWCGWRPMTSDDLPIIGRAPGFDNLWLATGHGMLGMSMSAATGLLIADLLTGRPPNVDPAPYAPARFH from the coding sequence ATGACACAGAAGAGCGAAGTTCTGGTCCTCGGCGCAGGCGTGATTGGCTTGTCCTGCGCCTATTTTCTGGCCAAGGCAGGTCGGGAAGTGACCATATTGGACCAAAGCGCACCCGGTAGCGGTGCTTCGCACGGCAATTGCGGAACGATCACCCCCAGTCACGCCCCGCCGCTGGCCAAACCGGGCATGGTGCGTCAGGCACTGACGTGGATGGTCCAGTCTGACGCGCCTTTCTACGTCCGGCCCCGCATCGATCCCGTCCTCTGGCGCTGGCTCTGGCAATTTGCCCGGCGCTGCAACTGGCAGGACTTCGAGCAGGCGCTGGCGGGCAAGGCGCGATTGCTGCTCCAATCACGACGCCTGCTCGGCGAATTGATCCACAACGAGTCGATGGACTGCGAGTTCCGCGAGCGCGGGCATCTGACCGTGTTTCGCAGCGAGGCCGAGTTGGCCGCCTTCGACTGGTGGCCGCGGGCCCTGCGCTCGGTGGGTATGGACGTCGAGCCACTGGACGGCGCTGCCTTGCGTCTGCGCGAACCGACCTTGCGACCTGAAGTGATCGGTGGCTTCAATACGCCGTTGGACGCCGAGTTCAAGCCGGATCGCTACGTGGCGGAACTGGCTCGGGTGGTGCGCGGCCTCGGCGTGCGCATCACCGAGGGTGCCGAGATCCGGCAACTCGGTCGCGATGGCAGCCGTATCAACACGGTGTCGACCAGCAGCGGCGATTTCAGTGCGCCGCAACTGGTGCTGGCACTGGGGGCCTGGAGCCCCTTGCTGACCCGACAACTGCAGCTGCGAGTGCCGATACAGCCGGGCAAGGGCTATTCGATCACCAGCACGGTGCCGACGCGCGCACCGCGAGTGCCGATTGTCTGTCGCGAGCGCAGTGTGGCCATCACGCCCTGGGAAAACAGCTATCGGGTTGGCAGTACCATGGAGTTTTCCGGCTACGATCAGGCTCTCAACCGCACGCGTCTCGATGCACTGATCCGGGGTGCGGCCGAGTATGTGGTCGATCCGATCGGGGCCGAGCGGATCGAGGAGTGGTGTGGCTGGCGCCCGATGACCAGCGATGATTTGCCGATCATTGGCCGGGCGCCCGGGTTCGACAATCTGTGGCTGGCCACCGGCCACGGCATGCTGGGCATGAGCATGTCGGCAGCCACCGGCCTGCTGATCGCGGACCTGCTCACCGGCCGGCCACCGAATGTCGATCCGGCGCCCTACGCACCGGCGCGTTTTCATTGA
- a CDS encoding NrdJb, with protein MTIKINQKITGYAVQKPEDLAKAQAAEAAAAAKPVEEEQDTGAEVIHMHERVERPEMLDGSTYKIKSPLFEHALYVTINDIVLNEGTEHESRRPFEVFINSKNMDHFQWAVALTRIMSAVFRKGGDVTFIVEELKAVFDPRGGYFKSGGVYMPSIVAELGFVVEDHLKKIGMLQGDELSIEQREAIAKKRAEYDSRQGETAKKKSEVGAPAAAAEAKAALAVVPVPPPASASESASFPPSASMCGKCSTKAVVLMDGCQTCLNCGYSKCG; from the coding sequence ATGACCATCAAGATCAACCAGAAGATCACCGGCTACGCCGTGCAGAAGCCGGAAGACCTGGCCAAGGCCCAGGCAGCCGAAGCCGCTGCGGCTGCCAAACCGGTGGAAGAAGAGCAGGACACCGGCGCTGAAGTCATTCATATGCATGAGCGCGTCGAGCGTCCGGAAATGCTCGATGGCAGCACCTACAAGATCAAGTCGCCGCTGTTCGAGCACGCGCTGTACGTGACCATCAACGACATCGTGCTCAACGAAGGCACCGAGCACGAGTCTCGCCGGCCGTTCGAAGTATTCATCAATTCCAAGAACATGGACCACTTTCAGTGGGCCGTGGCCCTGACCCGCATCATGAGCGCGGTGTTTCGCAAGGGCGGTGATGTCACCTTCATCGTCGAGGAGCTGAAGGCAGTGTTCGACCCGCGGGGCGGCTACTTCAAGTCGGGCGGCGTGTACATGCCCTCGATCGTGGCCGAACTCGGTTTCGTGGTCGAGGACCACCTGAAGAAGATCGGCATGCTGCAGGGCGACGAGCTCAGCATCGAGCAGCGCGAAGCAATCGCCAAGAAGCGCGCCGAATATGACTCCAGGCAAGGCGAAACCGCAAAAAAAAAGTCTGAGGTAGGCGCGCCTGCTGCAGCTGCCGAGGCCAAGGCGGCGCTGGCCGTAGTGCCGGTTCCGCCACCCGCATCCGCCAGTGAAAGCGCCAGTTTTCCGCCCAGCGCCAGCATGTGCGGAAAATGCAGCACCAAGGCCGTCGTGTTGATGGACGGATGTCAGACCTGCCTCAACTGCGGCTATTCCAAATGCGGCTAG
- a CDS encoding adenosylcobalamin-dependent ribonucleoside-diphosphate reductase produces MSTVRLEAVRNDVLEIPMQPASQDIWDKKYRLKAKLGDPVDRTMDDSFKRVARALADAEDTADKRAYWYERFLWALRRGAIPAGRITSNAGALEHKPATSTINCTVSGTITDSMDDILGKVHEAGLTLKAGCGIGYEFSTLRPRGAYVSGAGAYTSGPLSFMDIYDKMCFTVSSAGGRRGAQMGTFDVAHPDVKEFIKAKREDGRLRQFNLSLLITDQFIEAVENDTDWPLVFPVHVKEQQEINLDDASQVIWREWPTRENYVSRDDGLVACKIYGKIRAKGLWEMIMTSTYDFAEPGFILIDRVNEMNNNWWCEHIRATNPCGEQPLPPYGSCLLGSVNLTKFVREPFTARARFDWDEYKEVVRVFTRMLDNVVEINGLPLEGQRNEIIRKRRHGMGFLGLGSTLTMLKMGYGTPESLEFTESVARDMAVAGWEEALELAREKGPAPIMSETFEVSAEMLRKRPEMEADGYKIGDSIPGRVLHARYSRYMQRLATAAPELVAELAETGARFTHHSSIAPTGTISLSIGNNASNGIEPSFAHHYSRNVIREGKKSKEKVEVFSFELLAYRHLVNPRAMPYSDKAEEKLPDYFVSADDISPKAHVDIQAAAQKWVDSSISKTANVPTDYPYADFKDIYLYAHKQGLKGCTTFRFNPEAFQGVLVKEHDLENTTYRFELEDGSVVEAKGNEEVEYDGELHTAANLFDALKEGYYGKF; encoded by the coding sequence ATGAGCACCGTTCGACTCGAAGCGGTACGCAATGACGTACTGGAAATTCCGATGCAGCCGGCCTCCCAGGATATCTGGGACAAGAAATATCGACTCAAGGCCAAGCTCGGTGATCCAGTCGACCGGACGATGGACGACAGCTTCAAACGCGTCGCGCGGGCCCTGGCCGATGCCGAAGACACCGCCGACAAGCGCGCCTACTGGTACGAGCGCTTTCTGTGGGCCCTGCGTCGTGGCGCGATTCCGGCCGGGCGCATTACCTCCAATGCCGGCGCGCTGGAGCACAAGCCGGCGACCAGCACCATCAACTGCACCGTGTCCGGAACGATCACCGATTCGATGGATGACATCCTGGGCAAGGTCCATGAGGCCGGTCTGACGCTGAAGGCAGGTTGCGGCATCGGTTATGAGTTCTCGACGCTGCGCCCGCGCGGCGCCTATGTGTCGGGCGCCGGCGCCTATACCTCGGGCCCGCTGAGTTTCATGGATATCTACGACAAGATGTGCTTCACGGTATCCAGCGCCGGTGGTCGTCGTGGGGCACAGATGGGCACCTTCGACGTGGCCCATCCGGATGTGAAGGAATTCATCAAGGCCAAGCGCGAGGACGGTCGTCTGCGGCAGTTCAACCTGTCGCTGCTGATCACCGATCAGTTCATCGAAGCGGTGGAAAACGATACCGATTGGCCGCTGGTGTTTCCGGTGCATGTCAAGGAGCAGCAAGAGATCAACCTGGACGATGCCAGTCAGGTGATCTGGCGGGAATGGCCCACCCGTGAAAACTACGTCAGTCGCGACGACGGTCTGGTGGCCTGCAAGATCTACGGCAAGATCAGGGCCAAGGGTCTGTGGGAAATGATCATGACCTCGACCTACGATTTCGCCGAACCCGGCTTCATCCTGATCGACCGCGTCAACGAGATGAACAACAACTGGTGGTGCGAGCACATCCGAGCCACCAATCCCTGTGGCGAACAGCCGCTGCCGCCGTACGGATCCTGCCTGCTGGGCTCGGTCAATCTGACCAAGTTCGTGCGCGAACCGTTCACCGCACGTGCGCGTTTCGACTGGGATGAGTACAAGGAAGTGGTGCGGGTGTTCACTCGCATGCTCGACAACGTCGTCGAGATCAACGGTCTGCCGCTGGAAGGCCAGCGCAACGAGATCATCCGCAAGCGCCGGCACGGCATGGGTTTTCTGGGCTTGGGATCGACGCTGACCATGCTCAAGATGGGCTATGGCACGCCGGAATCGCTGGAATTCACCGAGAGCGTGGCCCGCGACATGGCGGTTGCTGGCTGGGAGGAAGCTCTGGAACTGGCGCGCGAAAAAGGTCCGGCGCCGATCATGTCCGAGACCTTCGAGGTCAGTGCCGAGATGCTGCGCAAGCGACCGGAAATGGAAGCAGACGGCTACAAGATCGGTGATTCCATACCCGGCCGCGTATTGCATGCCAGGTACTCGCGCTACATGCAGCGTCTGGCAACGGCAGCGCCGGAACTGGTCGCGGAACTGGCGGAAACCGGTGCCCGGTTCACCCATCACAGCTCGATCGCACCGACCGGCACCATTTCGCTGTCGATCGGCAACAACGCCAGCAACGGCATCGAACCTTCTTTTGCGCATCACTATTCGCGCAATGTCATCCGTGAAGGCAAGAAGTCCAAGGAAAAGGTCGAAGTCTTCAGCTTCGAACTGCTGGCCTACCGCCATCTGGTGAATCCCAGGGCCATGCCCTACAGCGACAAGGCCGAAGAAAAGCTGCCGGACTATTTCGTGTCCGCAGATGACATCAGTCCGAAAGCGCATGTGGACATCCAGGCTGCAGCCCAGAAATGGGTGGATTCCTCGATCAGCAAGACCGCCAATGTGCCAACCGATTATCCTTATGCCGACTTCAAGGATATCTATCTGTATGCGCACAAGCAGGGCTTGAAAGGTTGTACGACATTCCGCTTCAATCCGGAGGCCTTTCAGGGCGTGCTGGTGAAGGAGCATGATCTTGAGAACACGACCTATCGCTTCGAACTGGAAGACGGTAGCGTGGTCGAAGCCAAGGGCAATGAAGAGGTCGAGTACGACGGTGAATTGCACACCGCGGCCAACCTGTTTGATGCCCTGAAAGAAGGCTATTACGGAAAGTTTTGA
- a CDS encoding EAL domain-containing protein, translated as MVSVGQEHLTSGSNAAFVRELLRASDLVTLGHLVSREAHRRFRFGPVALIWWSRSAGPDDRVGWQIAPVGTLGAAESQLLRLAPESRDRLPLARQELVAGVMGGASLACPMGTVFPRRAEWAQFREDVAGAVGRLLELDSLTQAVTRLERAERLQRALYAIADMASSDLDMPDMLHGVHKIMGELMYAENFFILQVDPDGAHIRFLYFADTEDQDPPDPGQAFPISELENSISLAMIRSGRSQMGPSDQLREALGLSGEFPLGPASISWLGVPVGNPGAVRGALVVQSYSAEHTFTEDDRTLLSYVAQHILTALDRKRAQEDLELHVEQRTHELASANDGLRLEVRERERSERLQAALYRIAEISSTADSLEEFYAEVHGIVSQLLYARNFYIALLSDDGEYLEFPYSVDERDNIRARRRISKGLTEYVLRSVHPVLVDRDAIEALAAAGDVVSFGPRSVSWLGVPLVCDERAVGVIAVQSYSMDNLFTPRDQELLTFVAYHIANGLERKRARDSLLSAYSDLELRVADRTRELAVANRELTDQIVERERIEDTLKYQALHDTLTGLPNRALLLDRLARALARYKRNESHGFAVLFLDLDRFKVINDSVGHLVGDELLKQAAERLAHALREPDTVARLGGDEFAVLLDNLEHPDRATFVAERLISSLSEPMRIGGKELFTSASIGIAFAHSRYTRPEELLRDADVAMYRAKAQGRQRIELFDERLRAEALRVLDLEGDLRRALARGEFEPHFQAIVRLEDASVVGYEALLRWRHSERGLLSPGEFLNVAEDNGSIEQIDWQMFALACRDAHRLPVRDAYISINVSARQLRAADFDQSVLRLIGAQGLDPRRVRLEVTEGALLDNPDHVRRLLERLREAGVLVQLDDFGTGYSSLSYLHRFPIHSLKIDRSFVSDLHPGRDGGSTAVVRAIHALADSLRLEVIGEGIETQEQCEALQNLGCGMGQGFLYAHPRSVDDMIRGI; from the coding sequence ATGGTGTCTGTGGGGCAGGAGCATCTCACGAGCGGCAGCAATGCCGCCTTCGTTCGTGAATTGCTGCGAGCCTCCGATCTCGTCACGCTGGGGCATCTGGTTTCCCGCGAGGCCCATCGGCGTTTCCGATTCGGGCCAGTCGCGTTGATCTGGTGGTCACGCTCGGCGGGGCCGGACGACCGCGTCGGTTGGCAGATCGCACCCGTTGGCACGCTTGGGGCAGCGGAGAGCCAACTGTTGCGACTGGCGCCCGAAAGCCGCGATCGATTGCCGCTGGCTCGCCAGGAGCTGGTCGCGGGGGTCATGGGAGGCGCGTCTCTGGCATGCCCGATGGGGACAGTCTTTCCCCGGCGGGCTGAATGGGCCCAGTTCCGCGAAGACGTGGCCGGAGCGGTTGGGCGCCTGCTGGAGCTGGATTCGCTCACCCAGGCGGTCACCCGACTGGAGCGGGCCGAACGCCTGCAGCGAGCGCTCTATGCGATCGCCGACATGGCCAGCTCTGACCTCGACATGCCCGACATGCTGCATGGCGTGCACAAGATCATGGGCGAGCTCATGTATGCGGAGAACTTCTTCATCCTGCAGGTGGACCCGGATGGCGCCCACATCCGCTTTCTGTACTTTGCCGATACCGAGGATCAGGACCCGCCTGATCCGGGTCAGGCCTTTCCGATCAGCGAGCTGGAAAACAGCATCAGCCTGGCCATGATACGCAGTGGTCGGTCCCAGATGGGGCCGTCCGACCAGCTGCGCGAGGCCTTGGGTCTGAGTGGTGAATTCCCTTTGGGCCCGGCCAGCATCAGCTGGCTGGGTGTGCCTGTGGGTAACCCGGGCGCGGTACGTGGCGCCCTGGTGGTGCAGAGCTACAGCGCCGAGCACACCTTTACCGAGGATGACCGCACGCTGCTGAGCTACGTCGCCCAGCACATCCTGACGGCGCTCGATCGCAAGCGGGCCCAGGAAGACCTCGAACTCCATGTCGAGCAGCGCACCCATGAACTCGCCAGCGCCAATGATGGCTTGCGCCTGGAGGTTCGGGAGCGCGAGCGCAGCGAGCGGCTGCAGGCCGCGCTCTACCGCATCGCCGAGATTTCCAGCACGGCCGATTCGCTCGAAGAGTTCTATGCCGAGGTGCACGGCATCGTCAGCCAGTTGCTGTACGCCCGCAATTTCTATATCGCGCTGCTGTCCGACGACGGCGAGTATCTGGAATTTCCCTATTCCGTCGACGAACGCGACAACATCCGCGCGCGCCGCAGAATTTCCAAGGGTCTGACCGAATACGTGTTGCGCAGCGTGCACCCGGTGCTGGTGGACCGTGACGCGATCGAGGCGCTGGCGGCGGCGGGCGATGTGGTGAGTTTCGGCCCGCGCTCGGTATCCTGGCTCGGTGTGCCGCTGGTCTGCGATGAGCGCGCGGTGGGCGTGATCGCAGTCCAGAGCTATTCGATGGACAATCTGTTCACGCCGCGTGATCAGGAGTTGTTGACTTTCGTCGCCTATCACATCGCCAACGGTCTGGAGCGCAAGCGTGCCCGCGATTCGCTGCTCAGTGCCTATTCCGATCTGGAACTGCGCGTGGCCGACCGTACCCGTGAACTGGCAGTGGCCAATCGCGAGTTGACCGATCAGATCGTCGAGCGCGAGCGCATCGAGGACACGCTCAAGTACCAGGCGCTGCACGACACGCTCACCGGTCTGCCCAACCGCGCCCTGCTGCTGGACCGGCTGGCGCGGGCGTTGGCACGCTACAAGCGCAACGAGTCCCACGGTTTTGCCGTGCTGTTCCTGGATCTGGACAGATTCAAGGTGATCAACGACAGCGTCGGTCATCTGGTCGGCGATGAGTTGCTCAAGCAGGCAGCCGAACGCCTGGCGCATGCGCTGCGCGAACCCGATACCGTAGCCCGTCTGGGCGGCGACGAATTTGCCGTGCTGCTGGATAATCTGGAACATCCGGATCGCGCCACCTTCGTCGCCGAACGGCTGATTTCCTCGCTGTCCGAACCCATGCGCATCGGCGGCAAGGAACTGTTTACCTCGGCCAGCATCGGCATCGCCTTCGCCCATTCGCGCTATACGCGACCCGAGGAATTGCTGCGCGACGCCGATGTGGCCATGTATAGGGCCAAGGCGCAGGGGCGTCAGCGCATCGAGCTGTTTGACGAACGCTTGCGGGCCGAAGCCCTGCGGGTCCTCGATCTGGAAGGCGATCTGCGTCGGGCGCTGGCGCGCGGCGAGTTCGAACCGCATTTTCAGGCCATCGTGCGTCTGGAGGATGCCTCGGTGGTAGGTTACGAGGCGCTGCTGCGCTGGCGCCACAGCGAGCGTGGATTGCTGTCGCCGGGCGAGTTCCTGAACGTGGCGGAAGACAACGGCTCGATCGAACAGATTGACTGGCAGATGTTTGCGCTGGCCTGTCGTGATGCGCACCGGCTGCCGGTACGGGATGCCTACATCAGCATCAATGTCTCGGCGAGACAGCTGCGGGCCGCCGATTTCGACCAATCGGTATTGCGCCTTATCGGCGCCCAGGGGCTGGATCCGCGCCGGGTGCGCCTGGAGGTGACCGAGGGCGCCCTGCTGGACAATCCCGACCATGTCCGACGCCTGCTGGAACGCCTGCGTGAGGCCGGCGTGCTGGTACAGCTCGACGATTTCGGCACCGGCTATTCCTCGCTCAGCTATCTGCATCGGTTTCCGATTCACTCGCTCAAGATCGATCGCTCCTTCGTCAGCGATCTTCATCCCGGTCGCGATGGTGGCAGCACGGCGGTCGTCCGCGCCATCCATGCCTTGGCCGATTCGCTGAGACTGGAAGTGATTGGTGAGGGCATCGAAACCCAGGAGCAGTGTGAGGCCCTGCAGAATCTGGGTTGCGGCATGGGTCAGGGCTTTCTCTACGCCCACCCGCGCTCGGTGGACGACATGATCCGCGGGATCTGA